Proteins encoded by one window of Salmonirosea aquatica:
- a CDS encoding winged helix-turn-helix transcriptional regulator — protein MYERKTMPNLNCGLDLIGEVLYGKWKMRLLWFINEGFQRPSELQRKIPDASRRVLNVQLKELESHELVGKVIYPVVPPKVEYYLTDFGKSLIPVIGAIGEWGDQHEQRLRTLIEKNIRANTDS, from the coding sequence ATGTACGAAAGAAAGACAATGCCCAACCTGAACTGCGGGCTCGACCTGATCGGTGAGGTACTTTATGGCAAATGGAAGATGCGGCTTTTGTGGTTTATCAACGAAGGTTTCCAACGTCCGAGTGAGCTGCAGCGGAAAATACCGGATGCATCCAGGCGCGTGCTCAATGTACAGTTGAAAGAACTGGAAAGCCACGAGCTGGTTGGAAAGGTAATTTATCCGGTTGTCCCGCCCAAAGTCGAATATTATCTCACCGATTTCGGAAAATCACTGATCCCGGTCATTGGTGCAATCGGGGAATGGGGCGACCAGCATGAGCAGCGCTTGCGGACACTCATTGAAAAGAATATTCGGGCTAACACTGACTCGTAA
- a CDS encoding SDR family oxidoreductase, giving the protein MDFNFENELTGKIALVTGGSKGAGKAIAARLLKAGATVIITARNKPEDESNGAYFIAADLSKPEGTQKVVDEVLDRFGRLDILVNNMGGSETPGGGFTVLSDGDWESSFQTNLLAPVRLDRGFLPGMIERHEGVIIHIASIQAKLPLYDSTLPYAAAKAALVNYSKSLSNEVAPKGVRVLTVSPGWIMTTASSRMMERIAESSGGTAEQATNGVMNALGGIPFGRAAWPEEVAELVGFLVSPRAAYLTGTEYVIDGGTIPTV; this is encoded by the coding sequence ATGGACTTTAATTTTGAAAACGAATTGACGGGCAAAATTGCGCTGGTAACCGGAGGAAGCAAAGGAGCGGGAAAGGCTATCGCCGCGCGCCTTCTAAAAGCGGGTGCTACGGTGATTATCACCGCGAGAAATAAGCCGGAAGACGAAAGCAACGGCGCTTATTTTATAGCGGCGGATTTGAGCAAACCCGAAGGAACCCAAAAAGTGGTCGATGAAGTATTGGATCGATTCGGTCGCCTGGATATCCTGGTCAATAATATGGGTGGTTCCGAAACGCCGGGCGGTGGTTTTACCGTGCTGTCCGACGGGGATTGGGAATCGTCTTTCCAGACCAATCTACTGGCACCCGTGCGACTGGACCGCGGCTTTCTGCCCGGCATGATCGAGCGCCACGAGGGGGTAATTATTCACATTGCGTCCATTCAGGCGAAACTGCCGTTGTATGACTCCACGCTTCCCTATGCGGCGGCGAAAGCGGCTCTGGTCAATTATAGCAAAAGCCTGTCGAATGAAGTGGCACCGAAAGGAGTGCGCGTGCTCACCGTATCGCCGGGCTGGATCATGACCACTGCATCCAGCCGAATGATGGAGCGCATCGCCGAAAGCTCAGGCGGCACCGCTGAACAGGCTACCAACGGGGTGATGAATGCTCTTGGCGGCATTCCCTTCGGCCGAGCGGCCTGGCCGGAAGAAGTCGCTGAACTCGTCGGTTTCCTGGTTTCACCCAGGGCGGCTTACCTCACCGGCACCGAATATGTAATCGACGGCGGCACAATTCCTACGGTATAA
- a CDS encoding nuclear transport factor 2 family protein, with product MKLPENIEGLIRAQNERDSTAFANYFTEQATVSDEGSSYSGREEIKQWIQQATEKYNMQLKSLDFKQTGSKGELTVEVTGTFPGSPAVMQYNLEFDGTSISSLKITG from the coding sequence ATGAAACTTCCTGAAAATATAGAAGGCCTTATTAGGGCACAAAATGAACGGGACAGCACAGCATTTGCCAACTATTTCACCGAACAGGCAACTGTTTCCGATGAAGGATCGTCCTATTCAGGTAGAGAGGAAATCAAGCAGTGGATACAGCAGGCGACTGAAAAGTATAACATGCAGTTAAAATCCTTGGATTTTAAGCAGACGGGCTCAAAGGGCGAGCTTACCGTGGAAGTAACCGGTACATTTCCGGGTAGTCCGGCGGTGATGCAGTATAATCTTGAATTCGATGGTACTTCCATTAGCTCGTTAAAGATTACGGGCTAA
- a CDS encoding VOC family protein, with protein MADNKNQTDESSSPADTTPKVTGIGGIFFFSDNLKETKEWYAQNLGFEINDWGSSSFESRDIDNPEVINSLQWSPFKKGDDYFSPSKKAFMINYRVQNIEGLVAKLKENGVTLLDDIETFDYGKFVHIMDLEGNKIELWEPV; from the coding sequence ATGGCAGATAACAAAAATCAAACTGACGAATCATCATCACCGGCCGATACTACCCCCAAGGTGACAGGGATTGGCGGCATTTTCTTTTTTTCGGACAACCTGAAAGAAACGAAAGAATGGTATGCCCAAAATCTAGGATTTGAAATCAATGACTGGGGTTCATCGAGTTTTGAATCCAGAGATATTGATAATCCTGAGGTGATTAACTCGCTGCAATGGAGCCCTTTCAAAAAAGGGGATGATTATTTTTCGCCGTCTAAGAAAGCCTTCATGATCAACTACCGGGTTCAGAATATTGAAGGATTGGTAGCCAAACTCAAAGAAAACGGGGTGACCCTACTCGACGACATTGAGACTTTCGACTATGGTAAATTTGTCCATATCATGGACCTGGAAGGCAATAAAATTGAACTTTGGGAGCCGGTTTAG
- a CDS encoding 3-keto-disaccharide hydrolase — protein sequence MNSLLQSKPRSLFRYFTVSALAVMLAVCISTVQAKPLATPLEGRWDLTVDMNGKPAPSWLEVTHSGNHTLVGRFVSVSGSARPISEVHFQDGKFNFSIPPQWESGENDFSVQGTVQGDKMSGTLTTPDGKSHSWTGVRAPKLRRTSTPAWGKPIKLTEGNMIKGWHAAGTNQWTIQDGVLKSEKSGANLITDEKFDDFKLHVEFRIPKGSNSGVYLRGRYEVQVTDGKGMEPSYGELGGVYGFIAPSEMVAKEPGEWQSFDVTLIGRMITLDVNGQRVITNQEIPGITGGALDSNEGEPGPLYIQGDHGPVEYRNIVITPAK from the coding sequence ATGAACAGCTTACTCCAATCCAAACCACGTTCCCTTTTCCGGTACTTCACCGTATCGGCGCTTGCCGTCATGCTGGCGGTATGCATCAGTACCGTACAGGCCAAACCCCTCGCCACCCCGCTGGAAGGCCGCTGGGATCTTACCGTGGACATGAACGGCAAACCGGCTCCTTCGTGGCTGGAAGTCACCCATTCCGGCAACCATACCCTGGTCGGCCGATTTGTGTCGGTATCAGGCAGCGCGCGGCCGATTTCGGAGGTACATTTTCAGGACGGCAAATTCAATTTCTCCATTCCGCCCCAATGGGAAAGCGGTGAGAACGACTTCTCGGTGCAGGGTACCGTGCAGGGCGACAAAATGAGTGGTACCCTCACCACCCCCGACGGAAAATCCCACAGCTGGACGGGCGTACGGGCGCCCAAACTGCGCCGTACCTCGACGCCTGCCTGGGGCAAGCCCATCAAACTCACGGAAGGCAACATGATCAAGGGCTGGCACGCCGCGGGTACTAACCAGTGGACGATCCAGGATGGCGTGCTGAAAAGTGAGAAATCCGGCGCGAACCTGATCACCGACGAAAAGTTCGACGATTTCAAACTGCACGTCGAGTTCCGCATTCCTAAAGGCAGCAACAGCGGCGTGTACCTGCGCGGACGTTATGAGGTGCAGGTCACCGACGGCAAAGGTATGGAACCCTCCTACGGAGAACTCGGCGGCGTGTACGGTTTCATCGCTCCCAGCGAGATGGTGGCCAAGGAACCCGGCGAGTGGCAATCGTTCGACGTAACGCTGATCGGTCGCATGATTACGCTCGATGTCAACGGCCAACGCGTCATTACCAACCAGGAAATTCCCGGCATCACGGGTGGTGCCCTCGACAGTAACGAAGGCGAGCCCGGCCCCCTCTACATTCAGGGCGACCACGGCCCGGTAGAGTACCGAAATATCGTGATTACGCCGGCAAAGTAA
- a CDS encoding class I SAM-dependent methyltransferase, whose protein sequence is MEKIRIFSSQEEYYDHAFATFIKSTDQKENAKVWITEFLDGIDPKHTAIDAGAGNGVLTKILARHFDKVLAVEPNEALLAELATAGENVEVIDQPIAEGTLPGTVADLVLCSHVLYYIPQSQWDGILHQLLSWTKPGGRIVVILQAEDTDCMNFFRKLRNEEFPIMHFMEEFSRTGTAQSVDVFRQTSTIRCRSEEDLELILEFLLNLTPFPNEESIPTKADLRTFLSSLQRTESGEYSMSCDQLFYTITK, encoded by the coding sequence ATGGAGAAAATCAGGATTTTCAGTTCACAGGAAGAGTACTACGATCACGCCTTTGCCACGTTTATCAAGAGTACCGATCAGAAAGAAAATGCCAAAGTCTGGATCACGGAATTTCTGGACGGGATCGATCCGAAACATACTGCGATCGACGCTGGAGCCGGCAATGGGGTACTTACCAAAATCCTGGCCCGGCACTTCGATAAAGTACTCGCGGTGGAGCCCAACGAAGCCCTGCTCGCCGAACTGGCCACGGCGGGTGAAAACGTGGAGGTAATCGACCAACCCATTGCCGAGGGTACCCTGCCCGGGACGGTGGCCGATTTGGTACTGTGTTCCCACGTGCTGTACTACATCCCCCAATCCCAATGGGACGGTATACTGCACCAGCTGCTTTCCTGGACCAAACCGGGGGGACGCATTGTCGTCATACTACAGGCTGAGGATACGGATTGTATGAATTTTTTCAGGAAACTCCGAAACGAAGAGTTTCCCATCATGCATTTCATGGAAGAATTTTCCCGGACCGGTACCGCCCAATCCGTCGACGTATTCCGGCAGACCTCCACGATCCGGTGTCGTTCGGAAGAAGATTTGGAGTTGATTCTGGAATTTTTGTTGAATCTGACTCCTTTTCCCAACGAAGAGTCCATTCCTACCAAGGCAGACCTCCGTACTTTCCTCAGCTCCCTACAACGCACGGAATCAGGCGAATACAGCATGTCTTGCGATCAGCTTTTTTATACAATCACCAAATAA
- a CDS encoding alginate lyase family protein, producing MNFQAPVALSFPFASRLFALLIFFTLVSTNVFAQKKWQELTTVEDICAYAPETMKTMLDQFDLNTPGLEKVKQAQAKGDLVQACKELLAYYKKGNTATYLRKSQPAASTKTVADADTVLNYVFYVQNVRGVPPLLPDGHRDWYYKGPNNDREWAWLSNRHSQLLEVYNAYMETGNPKYARYIDDFLRDFIIKSLPYPAVKSSTSVWRGLEVAARVKAWSRIFYGMINSPYLTPATQLLMLSSLPDHAHYNRYFHAGNNWLTMEISALATVATNFPEYKQADEWLTYAIGTMTESMKGQVYPDGIQTELTSHYHNVALANFELFKDICDRANRPLPDFFNQTIVAMYDYIARAIRPDGYRILNNDGDRGSDRELLLKAAEKYHKPEWAYLASNGQQGTQPTQGPSYFFPWAGQLVSRSGYDAQAQWSFFDIGPWGSGHQHSDKLHISVSAYGRDLLVDAGRFAYTGEVAEKFRPYATGSAGHNLVLIDGHGQNPGPKLAEVPLDDSHLKITPEFDYATGEFADFKNTEGTARHSRSLMYIRGEFWVVVDRIQTDRPRKVETLWHWHPDCVVTQDGNSIKTNNPMGNLAVVPVSDQKMDIRFVKGQEQPEIQGWYSPEYNVYSPNTATIYSANIPRDQTFVWLLMPSEGPTPAVQARVLSENEEGVEVEVKASGKTWKLRVPYANSGKVALEN from the coding sequence ATGAATTTCCAAGCCCCTGTTGCCCTGTCGTTTCCGTTTGCTTCCCGGCTGTTTGCGCTGCTGATTTTTTTTACCCTTGTTTCCACAAATGTTTTTGCCCAGAAAAAGTGGCAGGAACTCACCACCGTGGAGGACATCTGTGCCTACGCACCGGAAACGATGAAAACGATGCTCGATCAGTTTGACCTGAATACGCCGGGCCTGGAAAAAGTAAAGCAGGCCCAGGCCAAAGGGGATTTGGTGCAGGCCTGCAAAGAACTGCTGGCCTACTATAAAAAAGGCAATACGGCCACCTACCTCCGGAAGTCTCAGCCGGCCGCCTCCACTAAAACCGTAGCGGACGCCGATACGGTGCTGAACTACGTATTTTACGTGCAGAACGTCCGGGGGGTACCCCCCCTGCTGCCCGACGGCCACCGCGACTGGTACTACAAGGGTCCCAATAACGACCGGGAGTGGGCCTGGCTCTCGAACCGGCATTCGCAGCTGCTGGAAGTGTACAATGCCTACATGGAAACGGGTAACCCGAAGTACGCCCGGTACATCGATGACTTCCTGCGCGATTTTATCATCAAAAGCCTGCCCTATCCGGCCGTGAAAAGCAGTACTTCGGTATGGCGGGGACTGGAAGTGGCCGCCCGGGTCAAGGCGTGGTCGCGGATTTTCTACGGGATGATCAATAGTCCGTACCTGACACCCGCTACGCAACTGCTGATGCTGAGCAGTCTGCCCGATCATGCGCATTACAACCGGTATTTTCACGCCGGCAACAACTGGTTGACGATGGAAATATCGGCTCTGGCGACCGTAGCCACCAATTTCCCGGAATACAAACAGGCCGACGAATGGCTCACCTACGCCATCGGTACCATGACCGAAAGCATGAAGGGGCAGGTGTACCCCGACGGCATTCAGACCGAACTTACTTCGCACTACCACAACGTGGCGCTGGCCAATTTTGAATTGTTCAAAGACATCTGCGACCGCGCCAACCGCCCCCTGCCGGATTTTTTCAATCAGACCATCGTGGCGATGTACGACTACATCGCCCGGGCCATTCGTCCCGACGGGTACCGCATCCTCAACAACGACGGCGACCGGGGCAGCGACCGGGAACTGCTACTGAAAGCCGCTGAAAAGTACCACAAACCCGAATGGGCCTACCTGGCGTCCAACGGACAGCAAGGTACCCAACCCACGCAGGGGCCGTCATACTTTTTCCCCTGGGCCGGTCAGCTGGTTTCCCGCTCTGGGTACGATGCGCAGGCGCAGTGGTCGTTTTTTGACATCGGTCCGTGGGGAAGCGGGCATCAGCACAGCGACAAGCTGCACATTTCAGTGTCGGCCTACGGGCGCGATCTGCTGGTGGATGCGGGACGGTTTGCCTACACGGGTGAAGTGGCCGAAAAATTCCGGCCCTACGCCACGGGCAGCGCCGGACACAATCTGGTTTTGATCGACGGCCACGGACAAAATCCCGGCCCCAAACTAGCCGAGGTACCCCTGGACGACAGTCATCTCAAAATTACCCCCGAATTCGACTACGCCACCGGTGAGTTTGCCGATTTTAAAAATACGGAAGGTACCGCCCGCCACTCGCGTTCGCTCATGTATATACGTGGCGAGTTTTGGGTAGTGGTAGACCGGATCCAGACCGACCGCCCCCGCAAAGTCGAAACCCTTTGGCACTGGCACCCTGACTGCGTGGTAACGCAGGATGGGAATAGCATCAAAACCAATAATCCCATGGGCAATCTGGCGGTAGTACCCGTTAGCGACCAAAAAATGGATATTCGTTTTGTCAAAGGGCAGGAGCAGCCGGAAATCCAGGGCTGGTACAGCCCCGAATACAACGTCTACTCGCCCAATACCGCCACTATTTACAGCGCCAACATCCCCCGTGACCAGACTTTTGTGTGGCTGCTCATGCCCTCCGAAGGCCCTACGCCCGCGGTGCAGGCCCGGGTACTTTCAGAAAATGAGGAGGGGGTTGAGGTGGAAGTAAAAGCTTCTGGCAAGACCTGGAAATTAAGAGTACCTTATGCCAACAGTGGGAAAGTAGCGTTGGAGAATTGA
- a CDS encoding type II toxin-antitoxin system HigB family toxin — MKRIVAKRTLKEFWDKYPDSEQYLKTWYDTVQKSNWQSPNEIKATYASASILGDGRVVFNVKGNTYRLIVRFNFEKQWAFVRFIGTHAEYNKINANTI; from the coding sequence ATGAAAAGAATAGTTGCCAAACGCACACTAAAAGAATTTTGGGATAAATATCCCGACTCGGAGCAATATTTGAAGACATGGTATGATACCGTGCAAAAATCAAACTGGCAATCCCCCAATGAGATCAAAGCTACCTACGCATCTGCCAGTATACTCGGGGACGGCAGAGTCGTTTTTAATGTGAAGGGGAACACCTACCGTTTGATTGTCCGGTTCAATTTTGAAAAACAATGGGCTTTTGTACGATTTATCGGCACCCATGCCGAGTACAATAAGATAAACGCAAATACTATTTAA
- a CDS encoding helix-turn-helix domain-containing protein: MNLKPIKSEAEYDEALHRLDAIFDAAADTEEGNEAEILSLLIEDYEEKYHPIDAPDPIEAIKIRMEEMNLNQKDLVGVIGGKSRVSEVLNRKRKLTVDMIRELEKVLNISASALVKNYQLAK; the protein is encoded by the coding sequence ATGAACCTCAAACCCATTAAATCAGAAGCAGAATATGATGAGGCACTTCATCGTCTCGATGCTATTTTCGATGCAGCTGCCGATACAGAGGAAGGAAACGAAGCCGAAATATTATCATTACTGATTGAAGATTACGAGGAAAAATACCATCCAATCGACGCACCTGATCCGATTGAAGCCATAAAAATTAGAATGGAGGAGATGAACCTAAATCAGAAAGATTTGGTCGGTGTCATTGGTGGTAAAAGCCGGGTTTCGGAGGTACTCAATCGGAAGAGAAAGCTAACGGTCGATATGATTCGGGAACTTGAAAAAGTATTGAATATTTCGGCTTCGGCTCTGGTAAAGAATTACCAGCTTGCCAAGTAA